A single Macaca mulatta isolate MMU2019108-1 chromosome 11, T2T-MMU8v2.0, whole genome shotgun sequence DNA region contains:
- the LOC114670971 gene encoding uncharacterized protein LOC114670971, which produces MPGARSSRRLAVQIWGRCRLSPESPPPAPWRPRYRRAPPLATPRPGEPRFRAAPGGEGDAATLSGSARREGVWQGAPKRPRPRECRQRSLSRLEAPAESRNRPNLQKCRQGALPRGYNFGSEDHRGPGRTGNPRSMKALYDTTAYKRRGRNAVTGHCWE; this is translated from the coding sequence ATGCCCGGAGCCCGGAGCTCCCGGCGGCTGGCGGTGCAGATCTGGGGGCGCTGCCGGCTGTCCCCGGAGAGCCCACCCCCGGCTCCCTGGCGGCCCAGGTACCGCCGCGCCCCGCCCCTTGCCACGCCCCGCCCTGGGGAGCCCCGCTTCCGGGCGGCCCCTGGCGGCGAAGGGGACGCTGCAACGCTGAGCGGGAGCGCGAGGAGGGAAGGGGTTTGGCAAGGGGCCCCAAAGAGGCCGAGACCCCGAGAGTGCCGGCAGCGCTCTTTATCACGCCTGGAGGCTCCTGCAGAGTCCCGGAACCGCCCGAACCTCCAGAAATGCAGGCAGGGTGCACTCCCCAGGGGGTACAACTTTGGCAGTGAGGACCACAGAGGTCCAGGGAGAACCGGAAACCCGAGGAGCATGAAGGCACTCTATGACACCACTGCCTACAAACGCAGGGGCCGGAATGCAGTGACAGGACACTGCTGGGAGTAA